A single Bifidobacterium scardovii JCM 12489 = DSM 13734 DNA region contains:
- a CDS encoding peptidoglycan D,D-transpeptidase FtsI family protein codes for MNKSLRQLFTAVIVLFVILGLSSTVWTAIQADSLNADSRNARAIYHTYGTHRGAILTSDGTVLAQSTATNDAFKYQREYSNGAVYAPVTGYYSINQPTDRGIEYSRNALLSGDADALLWDQFKAVLSGSQNTGATIETSINSSLQTLAYQLLGSNDGSVVVMEPKTGRILAMVSTPSYDPNQLASHDTASANQAYSQLINDDSNPMLNRATSQLYPPGSTFKTVVAAAALESGDYQLDTQIPAGNSYTLPGTSVPLTNASPLADGSNGKIALQDAIAYSSNTAFAQLGVSLGSDKIAAMAKKFGYGSSITVDSSSGSGAMSSVAAKLPDNPTNDRLALESIGQGDNQTTPLQNAMIASAIANDGKLMQPTIVDRVRSSDLSVVSETKARTMNQVMSSDTANKLTQAMEGVITKGNPNLAIDGIAVAAKTGTAQIGNDNQSIDGWIIGFAPADDPKIAISVVVHNVDLFGSLVAGPIMKSLMEEALKQ; via the coding sequence ATGAACAAGTCCCTGCGTCAACTTTTCACCGCGGTGATCGTGCTGTTCGTCATCCTCGGCCTGTCCTCCACGGTCTGGACCGCGATACAGGCCGATTCCCTCAACGCCGATTCGCGCAACGCACGCGCCATATACCATACGTACGGCACGCATCGCGGCGCGATCCTCACCTCCGACGGCACCGTGCTGGCCCAATCGACCGCGACCAACGACGCGTTCAAGTACCAGCGCGAATACTCGAACGGCGCGGTGTACGCCCCCGTCACCGGCTACTACTCGATCAATCAGCCGACCGACCGCGGCATCGAATACTCCCGCAACGCGCTGCTCAGCGGCGACGCGGACGCCCTGCTGTGGGACCAGTTCAAGGCGGTGCTCTCCGGCTCGCAGAACACCGGCGCGACGATCGAGACCTCGATCAACTCGTCGCTGCAGACACTCGCCTACCAGCTGCTCGGCAGCAACGACGGCTCGGTCGTGGTCATGGAGCCCAAGACCGGCCGCATCCTCGCGATGGTGAGCACGCCAAGCTACGACCCGAACCAGCTGGCCAGCCATGACACGGCGAGCGCGAACCAGGCATACAGCCAGCTGATCAACGACGACTCGAACCCGATGCTCAACCGGGCCACGAGCCAGCTGTACCCGCCGGGATCCACGTTCAAGACCGTGGTCGCCGCGGCGGCGCTCGAATCCGGCGACTATCAGCTCGACACCCAGATTCCGGCCGGCAACAGCTACACGCTGCCCGGAACGTCGGTGCCGCTGACCAACGCCAGCCCGCTGGCCGACGGCTCGAACGGCAAGATCGCGCTGCAGGATGCGATCGCCTATTCGTCGAACACCGCGTTCGCGCAGCTCGGCGTCTCGCTGGGCAGCGACAAGATCGCCGCCATGGCCAAGAAGTTCGGCTATGGCAGCTCGATCACCGTGGATTCCTCGTCGGGCAGCGGCGCGATGTCGTCCGTGGCGGCCAAGCTGCCGGACAACCCGACCAACGACCGGCTCGCGCTGGAATCGATCGGTCAGGGCGACAACCAGACCACCCCGCTGCAGAACGCGATGATCGCCTCCGCCATCGCCAACGACGGCAAGCTCATGCAGCCCACGATCGTGGACCGCGTGCGCTCGAGCGACCTGTCAGTGGTCTCCGAGACCAAGGCCCGCACCATGAACCAGGTGATGAGCTCGGACACCGCCAACAAGCTCACGCAGGCGATGGAGGGCGTGATCACCAAGGGCAACCCCAATCTGGCGATCGACGGCATCGCGGTCGCGGCCAAGACCGGCACCGCGCAGATCGGCAACGACAACCAGTCCATCGATGGGTGGATCATCGGCTTCGCCCCCGCCGACGATCCGAAAATCGCCATATCCGTGGTGGTGCATAATGTGGACCTCTTCGGCTCCCTGGTGGCCGGGCCGATCATGAAATCCCTGATGGAGGAGGCGCTGAAACAATGA
- a CDS encoding FtsW/RodA/SpoVE family cell cycle protein, with protein sequence MIMTRLRQLSLLVLVLLTGFLGFFQMLERTTNGFPTKYAILIGAVSLLSLAVWALIMRFQPHASQTILPCVLLLNSVGTVLIVSIDQSKNTPSSAGVRQLLWQIVALVLFAFVIIFLQDYRVLRRFSYVSMVVGLALLLSPMLPFIGASINGARVWIQIPFTNSTIQPGEFAKLFLAFFFAAYLFDHRDQLAVGGRKFLGLQLPRIKDLGPIIIVWIASMGVLVLQRDLGTSLMFFAMFVSMLYVATGRKSWIVIGLIAFAAGAVAAAGIFSHVGSRVDAWLHPFSNEQYYKEFGGSGQIVTGIFGLASGGLIGTGLGQGYPSLTPYGNSDFIYTSVGEELGLTGLMAVLVLYLIIIASGFITAMKIKDGFGKLLASGLVFTMAFQVFTVVGGVTLVIPLTGMTMPYMAAGGSSLVANYLLAALLVVISNAANKPEPPAEMSDTFQYEALAVLRDHELKERGVQ encoded by the coding sequence ATGATCATGACCCGCCTGCGCCAACTGTCGCTGCTGGTGCTCGTGCTCCTGACCGGGTTTCTCGGATTCTTCCAGATGCTGGAACGCACGACCAACGGGTTTCCGACGAAATACGCCATCCTGATCGGCGCGGTCAGCCTGCTGAGCTTGGCGGTATGGGCGCTGATCATGCGGTTCCAGCCCCACGCCAGCCAGACGATCCTGCCGTGCGTGCTGCTGCTCAATTCGGTCGGCACGGTGCTGATCGTGAGCATCGACCAGAGCAAGAACACGCCGTCGAGTGCCGGTGTCAGGCAGCTGCTGTGGCAGATCGTGGCGTTGGTGCTGTTCGCGTTCGTCATCATCTTCCTGCAGGACTACCGCGTGCTGCGCCGCTTCTCCTATGTGAGCATGGTGGTCGGCCTCGCGCTGCTCCTGTCCCCCATGCTGCCGTTCATCGGCGCGTCGATCAACGGCGCGCGCGTCTGGATCCAGATCCCGTTCACCAACAGCACCATCCAGCCGGGCGAATTCGCCAAGCTGTTCCTCGCCTTCTTCTTCGCGGCCTACCTGTTCGACCACCGCGACCAGCTGGCCGTCGGCGGCAGGAAGTTCCTGGGGCTGCAGCTGCCGCGCATCAAGGACCTTGGGCCGATCATCATCGTGTGGATCGCGTCGATGGGCGTGCTGGTCCTGCAGCGCGATCTGGGCACGTCGCTCATGTTCTTCGCGATGTTCGTCTCGATGCTGTACGTGGCCACCGGCCGCAAGAGCTGGATCGTGATCGGCCTGATCGCCTTCGCGGCGGGCGCGGTGGCCGCGGCCGGCATCTTCAGCCACGTCGGCTCGCGCGTCGACGCATGGCTGCACCCGTTCAGCAACGAGCAGTACTACAAGGAATTCGGCGGTTCCGGGCAGATCGTGACCGGCATCTTCGGCCTTGCCTCGGGCGGCCTGATCGGCACCGGGCTCGGGCAGGGATACCCCTCGCTCACGCCGTACGGCAACTCCGATTTCATCTACACGTCGGTCGGCGAGGAGCTCGGCCTGACCGGGCTGATGGCCGTGCTGGTGCTGTATCTGATCATCATCGCCTCCGGCTTCATCACCGCGATGAAGATCAAGGACGGATTCGGCAAGCTGCTCGCCTCCGGCCTGGTGTTCACCATGGCGTTCCAGGTGTTCACGGTGGTCGGCGGCGTCACGCTGGTGATCCCGCTGACCGGCATGACCATGCCGTACATGGCGGCCGGCGGGTCCTCGCTTGTCGCCAACTACCTGCTGGCCGCCCTGCTGGTCGTCATCTCCAACGCGGCCAACAAGCCCGAGCCGCCCGCCGAGATGTCGGACACGTTCCAGTACGAGGCCCTCGCCGTGCTGCGCGACCATGAGCTCAAGGAGCGTGGCGTGCAATGA
- a CDS encoding prolyl oligopeptidase family serine peptidase, with the protein MTNAYDVKEAIDAFPRLKARTLRFGCGAPRSARVIGDGSRALFLRSDGPEDLVTALWMSVLEGDGSHREVLLADPRELLANADSEDVPAEEKARRERAREGGTGIVSYSVDAAGRRVIYTINGRLFLTEIDEDGDGARTRHLAASELDTDDQGVYGPVLNPRISPDGKHVLYTTGEHLELVDIADWESAAAHDAAVAAGEVNDGVFVEADADEEAISEGAFGADEGDRPAAGDVIGSIWGVCGDACACGDRGDERDGECGCGCARGGKENTWRIGLAEFAAGEEMDRYDGFWWAPDSRHILFERYDTQYEPTWYISDPANPETPAAGRRYPRALTRNVDAYLTIAELEFDGQGRYAGVVGHDVQWDRDEYEYIAAVSWSKGHGPLVLVQNRRQTKDQVLEVAPSGAVSVLETHANDQWIDLVPGTPAFTPDGRLVCPMNDMDTDTNRLTVDGKLFTPVGWQVRGVLDVTDADVLVSVQRTPESAPEVPAAWADNVDGHDARSFDVVSIAYDGTVTPVTTVPGQWTVSRASAGIVVSGRDMAHAKSRMEHLAAGRTVGESSSALIANHAAEPGFAPNIVFTRLGEHRLYTAIIAPSAGSRYAGAEQLPVLMKPYGGPGYQQVIVSQAFYWDAQWWADQGFLVVTADGRGTTGRGPKWDREIFEDMKDVTLADQVEAVHALPEAIAALNADGETRIPAPNLDKVCMIGWSYGGFLSALAVLDAPETFHAGCAGAPPTDWTLYDTHYTERYLGLDPKVYRRNGIVQDAPKLSRPLMLIHGFADDNVTIAHSLRLSQALMAAGRPHTFLPLTGITHMTNDETVAENLLTLQRDFLYDALDL; encoded by the coding sequence ATGACCAATGCATATGACGTCAAGGAAGCAATCGATGCGTTCCCGCGGCTCAAGGCGCGCACGCTGCGTTTCGGGTGCGGGGCCCCGCGTTCGGCGCGGGTGATCGGCGACGGGTCCCGTGCGCTGTTCCTGCGCTCGGATGGGCCGGAGGATCTGGTGACCGCGCTGTGGATGAGCGTGCTCGAGGGCGACGGCAGCCACCGCGAGGTGCTGCTCGCCGACCCGCGCGAGCTGCTCGCCAACGCGGACAGCGAGGACGTGCCGGCCGAGGAGAAGGCCCGCCGCGAGCGTGCGCGCGAGGGCGGCACCGGCATCGTCAGCTACTCGGTCGATGCGGCCGGGCGCCGTGTGATCTACACGATCAACGGGCGTCTGTTCCTGACCGAAATCGACGAGGACGGCGACGGGGCCCGCACCCGCCATCTGGCGGCGAGCGAGCTCGACACCGACGATCAGGGCGTGTACGGCCCGGTGCTTAATCCGCGCATCAGCCCGGACGGCAAGCATGTGCTGTACACCACCGGCGAGCATCTCGAGCTCGTCGACATCGCCGATTGGGAGAGCGCCGCGGCGCATGACGCTGCCGTGGCTGCCGGCGAGGTGAACGACGGGGTGTTCGTGGAGGCGGACGCCGATGAGGAGGCGATTTCCGAGGGTGCGTTCGGCGCCGATGAGGGCGATCGCCCGGCGGCCGGCGACGTGATCGGGTCGATCTGGGGCGTGTGCGGCGATGCGTGCGCTTGCGGTGATCGCGGTGATGAGCGTGACGGTGAGTGCGGTTGCGGTTGCGCGCGGGGCGGCAAGGAGAACACCTGGCGCATCGGACTGGCCGAATTCGCGGCCGGTGAGGAGATGGACCGCTACGACGGGTTCTGGTGGGCGCCCGATTCCCGCCACATCCTGTTCGAGCGGTATGACACGCAGTACGAGCCGACGTGGTACATCAGCGATCCGGCCAATCCGGAGACGCCGGCGGCTGGCCGCCGCTACCCGCGCGCGCTGACCCGCAACGTCGATGCCTATCTGACCATCGCCGAGCTGGAATTCGATGGGCAGGGCCGCTATGCGGGCGTCGTCGGCCACGACGTGCAATGGGACCGCGACGAGTACGAGTACATCGCCGCCGTCAGCTGGAGCAAGGGGCATGGCCCGTTGGTGCTGGTGCAGAACCGGCGCCAGACCAAGGATCAGGTGCTTGAAGTGGCGCCGTCCGGGGCGGTCAGCGTGCTGGAGACCCATGCGAACGATCAGTGGATCGATCTGGTGCCCGGCACCCCGGCGTTCACGCCGGACGGCCGGCTGGTCTGCCCGATGAACGACATGGACACGGACACGAACCGGCTGACCGTCGATGGCAAGCTGTTCACGCCCGTCGGCTGGCAGGTTCGCGGCGTGCTCGATGTGACCGACGCGGATGTGCTGGTCTCCGTGCAGCGCACGCCCGAATCGGCGCCTGAGGTGCCGGCCGCCTGGGCGGATAACGTGGACGGGCACGATGCCCGCAGCTTCGATGTGGTGAGCATCGCCTATGACGGCACGGTCACGCCGGTCACCACGGTTCCCGGCCAGTGGACCGTCTCCCGCGCGTCGGCCGGCATCGTGGTCTCCGGGCGGGATATGGCCCACGCCAAGTCGCGGATGGAGCATCTCGCTGCGGGCCGGACCGTCGGGGAATCGTCGTCGGCGCTGATTGCGAACCATGCCGCGGAGCCTGGTTTTGCGCCGAATATCGTCTTTACCCGCCTTGGCGAGCACCGGCTGTACACGGCGATCATCGCGCCGAGCGCCGGCAGCCGCTATGCCGGCGCCGAGCAGCTGCCGGTGCTGATGAAGCCGTATGGTGGCCCGGGGTACCAGCAGGTCATCGTCAGCCAGGCGTTCTACTGGGATGCGCAGTGGTGGGCCGACCAAGGCTTCCTGGTGGTCACCGCCGACGGCCGTGGCACCACCGGCCGCGGGCCGAAGTGGGATCGCGAGATCTTCGAGGACATGAAGGACGTGACCCTTGCCGATCAGGTCGAGGCCGTGCACGCGCTGCCTGAGGCGATTGCCGCGCTGAATGCGGACGGCGAGACGCGCATTCCCGCGCCGAACCTCGACAAGGTGTGCATGATCGGCTGGTCGTACGGCGGATTCCTCTCCGCGCTGGCCGTGCTCGATGCCCCGGAGACCTTCCACGCCGGCTGCGCCGGCGCGCCGCCCACCGACTGGACGCTGTACGACACGCATTACACCGAGCGCTACCTCGGCCTTGATCCGAAGGTGTACCGCCGCAACGGCATCGTGCAGGACGCGCCGAAGCTCTCGCGCCCGCTGATGCTGATCCACGGGTTCGCCGACGACAATGTGACCATCGCGCACAGCCTTCGCCTGAGCCAGGCGCTGATGGCGGCGGGGCGGCCGCATACCTTCCTGCCGCTCACGGGCATCACGCATATGACCAACGATGAGACGGTCGCCGAGAACCTGCTCACGCTGCAGCGCGACTTCCTGTACGACGCGTTGGATCTGTGA
- a CDS encoding FHA domain-containing protein FhaB/FipA: MLTELTFAILKFGFLIFLWLCAGLAIRSLYKDMETYSPRASRAHRRKERRARKAVAAPAPVATASAVPSTPRTNEMPATNASPTLLVIIDGPLAGSSVPLTEGSISLGRSASNTVVLNDEFVSSHHARVYQDPATGSWAIEDLNSTNGTVVNGQRINTPTILSARVPVRIGATTFELR, encoded by the coding sequence ATGCTCACTGAACTGACCTTCGCGATCCTCAAGTTTGGATTCCTGATTTTCCTCTGGCTGTGCGCGGGACTCGCCATACGATCGCTGTACAAGGACATGGAAACGTACAGCCCGCGCGCGTCGCGCGCGCATCGGCGCAAGGAGCGCCGCGCACGCAAGGCCGTGGCCGCCCCGGCGCCGGTGGCGACCGCATCCGCCGTGCCGTCCACGCCGCGCACCAACGAGATGCCGGCGACCAATGCGTCGCCGACCCTGCTGGTCATCATCGACGGCCCGCTCGCCGGCTCCTCCGTGCCGCTGACCGAGGGATCGATCTCGCTTGGCCGCTCCGCGTCGAACACCGTGGTGCTGAACGATGAGTTCGTCTCGTCCCACCACGCCCGCGTGTATCAGGACCCGGCCACCGGATCGTGGGCCATCGAGGACCTGAACAGCACGAACGGCACTGTCGTCAACGGCCAGCGCATCAACACGCCCACCATCCTCTCCGCGCGCGTCCCCGTCCGCATCGGCGCCACCACCTTCGAATTGAGGTGA
- a CDS encoding FhaA domain-containing protein, translating into MSVLDRFEKSVEGAVNGVFAKFGSKDLQPVDLSSALEREIDAEAMPVGRDRTVAPNEYRFKLSTPDFDRIEQWGSETLANELADNLTQYAKSQHYAFVGPVVVIFEEDLDLTKGSFTLSSESVQGNAVPRTTDEQSQDDPMLEINGNQYLLTKEKTVIGRGSGCDIIIDDPGISRHHMEIDITPNGVIARDLGSTNHMYIEGHQVPVATLLDGNTITIGRTRILYWASSQEQE; encoded by the coding sequence ATGAGCGTTCTCGACCGTTTTGAGAAAAGTGTAGAAGGCGCGGTCAATGGCGTGTTCGCCAAATTCGGGTCCAAGGACCTGCAGCCCGTCGACCTCTCCAGCGCTCTCGAGCGCGAAATCGACGCCGAAGCGATGCCGGTTGGCCGCGATCGCACGGTGGCCCCGAACGAATACCGTTTCAAGCTGAGCACCCCGGATTTCGACCGCATCGAGCAGTGGGGCTCCGAGACGCTGGCCAATGAGCTGGCCGACAACCTCACCCAGTACGCCAAGAGCCAGCACTACGCCTTCGTCGGCCCGGTGGTCGTGATCTTCGAGGAGGACCTCGACCTGACCAAGGGCAGCTTCACGCTGAGCTCCGAATCCGTGCAGGGCAACGCCGTGCCGCGCACCACCGACGAGCAGTCGCAGGACGACCCGATGCTGGAGATCAACGGCAACCAGTATCTGCTGACCAAGGAGAAGACGGTGATCGGCCGCGGTTCCGGCTGCGACATCATCATCGACGACCCGGGCATCTCCCGCCACCACATGGAGATCGATATCACGCCGAACGGCGTGATCGCCCGCGACCTGGGGTCCACGAACCACATGTACATCGAGGGGCATCAGGTGCCGGTCGCCACGCTGCTCGACGGCAACACGATCACCATCGGCCGCACCCGCATCCTGTACTGGGCCTCCTCGCAGGAGCAGGAGTAG
- a CDS encoding serine/threonine-protein kinase, whose product MKLIEGQLIHRRYRLDKRLAQGGMGEVWKAYDIQLGRPVAIKALRSDQSNVEAKLHRLRAEAHNSANLAHPNIAALFEYYEHDGIGFLIMEYVPSKSLADLFHERGAMNPTELLPILIQTARGLFVAHSHGVIHRDVKPANIMVSDTGEVKITDFGVSYSTNQEQITQDGMVVGTAQYISPEQAQGKQATPQSDIYSLGVVAYEGLCGHRPFTGATPVDIAAAHVNDPVPPLPDTVDLQLNQFVMSMLSKDPLDRPKDALVVSRTLARIERRLLDQETAQTDDTFIASGRLPRRVVSLPHTVNTLLRELNLSDIGQPGGTAVNVDNASLNLGTSWKEQQ is encoded by the coding sequence ATGAAACTGATCGAAGGACAGCTGATTCACCGCCGATACCGTCTCGACAAGCGCCTTGCGCAAGGCGGCATGGGCGAGGTCTGGAAGGCCTACGACATCCAGCTCGGCCGCCCGGTCGCCATCAAGGCGCTGCGCTCCGACCAGTCCAACGTCGAGGCGAAACTGCATCGCCTGCGCGCGGAAGCGCACAATTCCGCCAATCTGGCGCACCCGAACATCGCCGCGCTGTTCGAATACTACGAGCACGACGGCATCGGATTCCTCATCATGGAGTACGTGCCGAGCAAGTCGCTGGCCGACCTGTTCCACGAGCGCGGCGCGATGAACCCGACCGAGCTGCTGCCGATCCTGATCCAGACGGCCCGCGGCCTGTTCGTGGCGCACAGCCACGGCGTGATCCACCGCGACGTGAAGCCGGCCAACATCATGGTGTCCGACACCGGCGAGGTGAAGATCACCGACTTCGGCGTCTCCTACTCCACCAATCAGGAGCAGATCACGCAGGACGGCATGGTCGTCGGCACCGCGCAGTACATCTCCCCGGAGCAGGCGCAGGGCAAGCAGGCCACGCCGCAGTCCGACATCTACTCGCTCGGCGTCGTCGCCTACGAGGGGCTGTGCGGGCACCGCCCGTTCACCGGGGCCACGCCGGTCGACATCGCCGCGGCCCACGTCAACGACCCGGTGCCGCCGCTGCCGGACACCGTGGATCTGCAGCTCAACCAATTCGTCATGTCGATGCTCTCCAAGGATCCGCTCGACCGGCCGAAGGACGCGCTGGTGGTGTCGCGCACGCTCGCCCGCATCGAACGGCGGCTGCTGGACCAGGAGACCGCACAGACCGATGACACCTTCATCGCATCCGGCCGTCTGCCCCGCCGCGTGGTCAGTCTGCCGCACACCGTGAACACGCTGCTGCGCGAACTCAACCTCTCCGATATCGGGCAGCCCGGGGGAACCGCCGTGAACGTGGATAACGCCTCATTGAATCTGGGGACATCGTGGAAGGAACAGCAATGA
- a CDS encoding PP2C family protein-serine/threonine phosphatase: protein MPNSSASQKLFLYSTTVSDVGTVRSNNQDSSFAGEHLMAICDGMGGHAGGDTASTIAIRSLAHIERDDVNGDIQTVSKMMETSVMAAHDAIVGKAKRERRLSGMGTTVTTVVLVSGYWVLAHIGDSRAYLLRDGKLTRMTHDHSYVQHLIDTGRISEAEAKNHPQRNVVMRVLGDFDIDPHPDIAIRKAHPTDRWLLCSDGLTGVLEDSTIEQVMADCTDQEECAQRLVSMALKAGSTDNVTAVIADATLALDAQAFDLPNQTILVGGAASASLEPIADIVNAPVATAPMLREDSTSPAQRAAALMQDSAPAASPAAAQQSAKSRVVQPSTVREESGDRMMPDTGEIPVVQKSDGRVSADPNDPEVAKAIRHEHIEQRKITRDKHRRSRIVTVLCIIVALLALAGCGWGAYAWSQTQYYLGSSNGVITIYQGVNTNLFGLELSHEVKSTNITISSLPQSWQNQLEQGIAVGSYDEAQAHAKLIERERDKEQNKTADSAKKSTDSSSDKAGDSSGKSTSSNSGGNSGKSSDGNSSGNNTSNNNSGNSTNDKSGSEAGQ, encoded by the coding sequence ATGCCGAACTCCTCCGCTTCGCAAAAACTGTTCCTGTACTCCACAACCGTCTCGGATGTGGGTACCGTGCGTTCCAACAATCAGGATTCGTCGTTCGCCGGCGAGCACCTGATGGCGATCTGCGACGGCATGGGCGGCCATGCCGGAGGCGACACCGCCTCGACGATCGCCATCCGTTCGCTCGCGCACATCGAGCGCGATGACGTGAACGGCGATATCCAGACCGTCTCGAAGATGATGGAGACATCGGTGATGGCCGCGCACGACGCGATCGTCGGCAAGGCCAAGCGCGAGCGGCGGCTCTCCGGCATGGGCACCACGGTGACCACGGTCGTGCTCGTATCCGGCTACTGGGTGCTGGCGCATATCGGCGACTCGCGCGCCTATCTGCTGCGCGACGGCAAGCTGACCCGCATGACGCACGATCACAGCTACGTGCAGCATCTGATCGACACGGGGCGCATCAGCGAGGCGGAGGCGAAGAACCATCCGCAGCGCAACGTCGTGATGCGCGTGCTCGGCGACTTCGACATCGACCCGCACCCCGACATCGCCATCCGCAAGGCCCATCCGACCGATCGCTGGCTGCTGTGCTCCGACGGCCTGACCGGGGTGCTCGAGGATTCGACCATCGAACAGGTGATGGCCGACTGCACCGATCAGGAGGAATGCGCGCAGCGGCTGGTCAGTATGGCGCTCAAGGCCGGCAGCACCGACAACGTGACCGCGGTGATCGCCGACGCCACGCTTGCGCTGGACGCGCAGGCCTTCGATCTGCCGAACCAGACGATTCTGGTCGGCGGGGCCGCAAGCGCCAGCTTGGAGCCGATCGCCGACATCGTCAATGCGCCGGTGGCCACCGCGCCGATGCTGCGCGAGGACTCGACCTCGCCGGCCCAGCGCGCGGCCGCGCTGATGCAGGATTCGGCGCCAGCCGCATCCCCAGCCGCCGCCCAGCAATCCGCGAAATCGCGTGTGGTGCAGCCCTCGACGGTACGCGAGGAATCCGGCGACCGCATGATGCCCGATACCGGCGAGATCCCCGTCGTGCAGAAGTCGGACGGCCGCGTCAGCGCCGATCCGAACGATCCCGAGGTCGCCAAGGCGATCCGGCACGAGCATATCGAACAGCGCAAGATCACGCGCGACAAGCACCGGCGTTCGCGCATCGTCACGGTATTGTGCATCATCGTGGCGCTGCTCGCGCTGGCCGGCTGCGGGTGGGGCGCGTACGCCTGGAGCCAGACCCAGTACTATCTGGGGTCCTCCAACGGCGTGATCACGATCTACCAGGGCGTGAACACCAATCTGTTCGGCCTTGAGCTCTCGCACGAGGTCAAGAGCACGAACATCACGATCTCCAGCCTGCCGCAGTCATGGCAGAATCAGTTGGAGCAGGGCATCGCCGTCGGCAGCTACGACGAGGCCCAGGCCCACGCCAAGCTCATCGAGCGCGAACGCGACAAGGAGCAGAACAAGACCGCCGACAGCGCGAAGAAGTCCACCGACTCCTCGTCGGACAAGGCGGGCGATTCGTCCGGCAAGTCGACGTCGTCCAATTCCGGAGGCAACTCCGGCAAATCCTCCGACGGCAACTCGTCCGGCAACAACACGTCCAACAACAACTCGGGCAATTCGACCAACGACAAATCAGGAAGCGAGGCAGGACAATGA
- a CDS encoding LacI family DNA-binding transcriptional regulator, whose protein sequence is MSGESAVDRAGNEGHKNAVSGSEAPVCAAAPSKSVSIKDVAKLAGVSMQSVSRVSNGSASVSPQLRERVTRAMHELGYRPNRVARALRSGRTWTLGLFVERLETSGSELMLESLMDAAAKRGYGLTLIPIGNDAQVSVIASSPFVASLDVDGMIVNDRPAVAEAIDQFFPDTPVVSIGKNPDRENWSSMDLDQELIGRLAVEHLLDLGHKTVYHVGGEQISNSAIKRAQSWEQVLRERGCEVPPFEYAGWWADDGYHVGKKLAEDPNCTAVFCANDTLALGVIKALQESGLRVPEDVSVVGVDDSVNGYYPNNNLTTVSQRYAEAGRSLVELLIDRINGGGPKHVMVGDDLIVRGTTGPMRERVGGR, encoded by the coding sequence ATGTCTGGCGAGAGCGCTGTTGATCGGGCCGGTAACGAGGGCCATAAGAATGCTGTTTCTGGATCCGAGGCGCCCGTGTGCGCGGCGGCGCCTTCAAAATCGGTGTCCATCAAGGATGTGGCGAAGCTGGCTGGCGTTTCGATGCAAAGCGTATCCCGTGTCAGCAATGGAAGCGCGTCGGTGAGTCCGCAGCTGAGAGAGCGGGTCACCCGTGCGATGCATGAGCTGGGATACCGGCCGAATCGCGTGGCCCGCGCGCTGAGGTCGGGCCGAACGTGGACGCTTGGTCTGTTCGTGGAGCGTCTGGAGACTTCGGGCTCCGAGTTGATGCTGGAGAGCCTGATGGATGCTGCGGCGAAGCGGGGGTACGGCTTGACGCTGATCCCCATCGGCAATGACGCCCAGGTTTCGGTGATCGCCTCGTCGCCGTTCGTGGCGAGCCTCGACGTGGATGGCATGATCGTCAACGACCGGCCTGCGGTGGCGGAGGCGATCGATCAGTTCTTCCCCGATACGCCGGTGGTGTCGATCGGCAAGAACCCGGATCGCGAGAACTGGTCCTCGATGGATCTCGACCAGGAGCTGATCGGGCGGTTGGCGGTGGAGCATCTGCTGGATCTGGGGCACAAGACCGTGTATCACGTCGGCGGTGAGCAGATCTCGAATTCCGCGATCAAGCGCGCCCAGAGCTGGGAGCAGGTGCTGCGTGAGCGGGGATGCGAGGTCCCGCCATTCGAATATGCGGGATGGTGGGCCGATGATGGCTATCACGTCGGCAAGAAACTGGCCGAGGATCCGAATTGCACGGCGGTGTTCTGCGCGAACGATACCTTGGCTCTGGGCGTGATCAAGGCGTTGCAGGAGAGTGGGCTGCGCGTGCCGGAGGATGTCAGCGTGGTTGGCGTCGACGATTCCGTGAACGGCTATTACCCGAACAACAACCTGACGACGGTGAGCCAGCGGTACGCCGAGGCCGGCCGTTCCTTGGTCGAACTTCTGATCGATCGGATCAACGGAGGCGGCCCGAAGCACGTCATGGTCGGCGACGATCTGATCGTGCGCGGCACCACCGGTCCGATGCGTGAACGGGTTGGCGGACGGTAA